One window from the genome of Populus alba chromosome 15, ASM523922v2, whole genome shotgun sequence encodes:
- the LOC118057650 gene encoding ubiquitin-like modifier-activating enzyme 5 isoform X1, which yields MEAELKEMLNDLDSLKQSLPDPSNLASSILKLQSRVEHLTKLAKSAPVRRTKVQDMSAEVVDSNPYSRLMALQRMGIVDNYERIRDFSVAIVGIGGVGSVAAEMLTRCGIGRLLLYDYDKVELANMNRLFFRPEQVGMTKTDAASQTLSDINPDVVLESFTLNITTVQGFETFMSSLRNKSFRPNKEGSGVDLVLSCVDNYEARMAVNQACNELNQTWMESGVSEDAVSGHIQLLIPGETACFACAPPLVVASGVDERTLKREGVCAASLPTTMGVVAGLLVQNTLKLLLQFGQVSPYLGYNSLKDFFPTMEMRPNPQCSNAACLERQKEYLLVKPARDAAIIAKMEAEALSVPEGPLHADNEWNISVVDDSEPERTDATSSDALPDGLTRELPAADEFQKFPAAEPATATFDDIEELRKQLDALNAD from the exons ATGGAGGCGGAACTGAAAGAGATGCTTAACGATCTCGATTCTCTCAAGCAATCACTGCCTGATCCCTCAAATCTTGCATCTTCAATTCTCAAG cTGCAATCACGTGTTGAGCATCTCACGAAGCTGGCAAAGTCTGCACCTGTTCGGCGTACGAAAGTccag GATATGAGCGCGGAGGTGGTGGATAGTAATCCATATAGTAGGCTAATGGCACTTCAGAGGATGGGTATTGTGGACAATTATGAGCGCATTCGGGACTTCTCTGTTGCCATTGTT GGAATTGGTGGTGTTGGCAGTGTTGCAGCTGAGATGTTAACAAGGTGTGGCATAGGTCGTCTTTTGTTGTATGATTATGACAAAGTGGAGTTAGCTAACATGAATAGGCTTTTCTTCCGTCCAGAACAG GTTGGCATGACAAAGACTGATGCTGCCAGTCAGACCCTTTCAGACATAAATCCTGATGTCGTCCTTGAG AGCTTCACATTGAACATCACGACAGTGCAAGGATTTGAAACCTTTATGTCAAGTTTAAGAAATAAATCATTTCGCCCAAATAAAGAAGGCAGTGGAGTAGATCTCGTTTTGAGCTGTGTGGATAATTATGAGGCAAGGATGGCTGTTAACCAG GCTTGCAATGAGTTGAATCAAACATGGATGGAGTCTG GTGTATCTGAGGATGCAGTCTCAGGTCACATACAACTGTTGATTCCTGGAGAAACTGCTTGTTTTGCATGTGCACCTCCTCTT GTTGTGGCATCTGGAGTAGATGAGCGTACTCTCAAACGTGAAGGAGTCTGTGCAGCATCTTTACCTACTACCATG GGAGTTGTTGCCGGGCTTTTAGTGCAAAATACGCTGAAGTTACTGCTACAGTTTGGACAAGTGTCTCCTTACCTG GGTTACAATTCTCTTAAAGATTTTTTCCCAACCATGGAAATGAGGCCAAACCCTCAATGTTCAAATGCTGCTTGTCTGGAGCGTCAG AAAGAATACCTCCTTGTAAAGCCAGCTAGGGACGCTGCAATTATAGCCAAGATGGAGGCAGAAGCACTATCAGTTCCAGAAGGCCCCCTTCATGCTGATAATGAATGGAACATCAG TGTTGTCGATGATAGTGAGCCAGAAAGGACAGATGCCACAAGTTCAG ATGCTCTTCCCGACGGTCTTACGCGTGAGCTCCCAGCTGCGGACGAGTTTCAAAAATTCCCTGCTGCTGAACCAGCTACAGCCACTTTTGACGACATTGAAGAACTTCGGAAACAACTTGATGCCCTAAATGCTGACTGA
- the LOC118057650 gene encoding ubiquitin-like modifier-activating enzyme 5 isoform X2, producing the protein MSAFGTSLLPLLSGIGGVGSVAAEMLTRCGIGRLLLYDYDKVELANMNRLFFRPEQVGMTKTDAASQTLSDINPDVVLESFTLNITTVQGFETFMSSLRNKSFRPNKEGSGVDLVLSCVDNYEARMAVNQACNELNQTWMESGVSEDAVSGHIQLLIPGETACFACAPPLVVASGVDERTLKREGVCAASLPTTMGVVAGLLVQNTLKLLLQFGQVSPYLGYNSLKDFFPTMEMRPNPQCSNAACLERQKEYLLVKPARDAAIIAKMEAEALSVPEGPLHADNEWNISVVDDSEPERTDATSSDALPDGLTRELPAADEFQKFPAAEPATATFDDIEELRKQLDALNAD; encoded by the exons ATGAGCGCATTCGGGACTTCTCTGTTGCCATTGTTGTCT GGAATTGGTGGTGTTGGCAGTGTTGCAGCTGAGATGTTAACAAGGTGTGGCATAGGTCGTCTTTTGTTGTATGATTATGACAAAGTGGAGTTAGCTAACATGAATAGGCTTTTCTTCCGTCCAGAACAG GTTGGCATGACAAAGACTGATGCTGCCAGTCAGACCCTTTCAGACATAAATCCTGATGTCGTCCTTGAG AGCTTCACATTGAACATCACGACAGTGCAAGGATTTGAAACCTTTATGTCAAGTTTAAGAAATAAATCATTTCGCCCAAATAAAGAAGGCAGTGGAGTAGATCTCGTTTTGAGCTGTGTGGATAATTATGAGGCAAGGATGGCTGTTAACCAG GCTTGCAATGAGTTGAATCAAACATGGATGGAGTCTG GTGTATCTGAGGATGCAGTCTCAGGTCACATACAACTGTTGATTCCTGGAGAAACTGCTTGTTTTGCATGTGCACCTCCTCTT GTTGTGGCATCTGGAGTAGATGAGCGTACTCTCAAACGTGAAGGAGTCTGTGCAGCATCTTTACCTACTACCATG GGAGTTGTTGCCGGGCTTTTAGTGCAAAATACGCTGAAGTTACTGCTACAGTTTGGACAAGTGTCTCCTTACCTG GGTTACAATTCTCTTAAAGATTTTTTCCCAACCATGGAAATGAGGCCAAACCCTCAATGTTCAAATGCTGCTTGTCTGGAGCGTCAG AAAGAATACCTCCTTGTAAAGCCAGCTAGGGACGCTGCAATTATAGCCAAGATGGAGGCAGAAGCACTATCAGTTCCAGAAGGCCCCCTTCATGCTGATAATGAATGGAACATCAG TGTTGTCGATGATAGTGAGCCAGAAAGGACAGATGCCACAAGTTCAG ATGCTCTTCCCGACGGTCTTACGCGTGAGCTCCCAGCTGCGGACGAGTTTCAAAAATTCCCTGCTGCTGAACCAGCTACAGCCACTTTTGACGACATTGAAGAACTTCGGAAACAACTTGATGCCCTAAATGCTGACTGA